From a region of the Primulina eburnea isolate SZY01 chromosome 7, ASM2296580v1, whole genome shotgun sequence genome:
- the LOC140837355 gene encoding 2S seed storage albumin protein-like: MTRVIAFAALFAALLAVASATTYTTVVTTTMVDEENPRGRGGSCMQEYERQQKMSHCQMWMQKAGGRYLDASFLRSTVSNPMRGQGEHLQQCCQQLEQISSPCRCEAMKMMWREQQMEQGSRREEMQEMREMVENLPQMCGMQMHEQCRLNAA; this comes from the coding sequence atGACTAGAGTCATCGCTTTCGCCGCTCTATTCGCTGCTCTTCTCGCCGTGGCCAGCGCTACGACTTACACCACGGTGGTGACCACCACAATGGTTGACGAGGAGAACCCACGTGGCAGGGGAGGATCCTGCATGCAGGAATACGAACGACAACAGAAGATGAGCCACTGCCAGATGTGGATGCAGAAAGCGGGAGGACGCTACTTGGATGCTTCCTTCCTGAGGAGCACTGTGAGCAATCCAATGCGGGGACAAGGCGAGCACCTCCAGCAGTGCTGCCAGCAGCTGGAGCAGATCAGCTCTCCATGCAGGTGCGAAGCCATGAAAATGATGTGGAGGGAGCAACAAATGGAACAAGGATCCAGAAGGGAAGAAATGCAAGAGATGAGGGAAATGGTGGAGAATCTTCCACAAATGTGCGGAATGCAAATGCATGAGCAGTGCCGCCTAAATGCTGCCTGA